One stretch of Streptomyces sp. NBC_00443 DNA includes these proteins:
- a CDS encoding ABC transporter ATP-binding protein, which yields MTTISLRRARVRYGPLEALHGITLTAPGPGLTILLGRNGSGRTTALRALAGAVPLSGGTVVWDGADVTRMPAYERARRGLCLVPERQAVFGSLTVRENLELASRSYDVALDAYPRLEPLLPRRAGTLSGGEQRMLALSRALLARARVVLVDEPAQGMSPTVAARTYELLSELDACVVVAEQRVPPGLHGRTALVHELRRGAVVFSGESGEWQRRAAHRTGSTPSG from the coding sequence ATGACGACGATCTCCCTGCGCCGCGCGCGCGTGCGTTACGGCCCTCTGGAGGCCCTCCACGGCATCACCCTCACCGCGCCCGGCCCCGGCCTCACGATCCTGCTGGGCCGGAACGGATCCGGCCGTACGACAGCGCTGCGCGCCCTGGCCGGCGCCGTGCCCCTGTCCGGCGGCACGGTGGTGTGGGACGGCGCCGACGTGACCCGGATGCCCGCGTACGAGAGGGCCCGCCGCGGACTGTGCCTGGTCCCCGAACGGCAGGCGGTGTTCGGCTCCCTCACCGTGCGCGAGAACCTCGAACTCGCATCCCGGTCGTACGACGTCGCCCTGGACGCCTACCCCCGGCTCGAACCGCTCCTCCCACGCCGCGCAGGCACCCTCTCGGGCGGCGAGCAGCGCATGCTGGCCCTGTCCCGCGCCCTGCTGGCACGCGCGCGTGTCGTGCTCGTTGACGAACCCGCGCAGGGCATGTCGCCCACGGTCGCCGCCCGTACGTACGAGCTCCTGAGCGAACTCGACGCCTGCGTGGTCGTCGCAGAGCAACGGGTGCCGCCCGGACTGCACGGCCGGACGGCACTCGTCCACGAACTGCGTCGCGGCGCGGTCGTGTTCAGCGGCGAGTCGGGCGAATGGCAGCGCCGTGCAGCGCACCGAACCGGGTCGACCCCTTCCGGATGA
- a CDS encoding LysM peptidoglycan-binding domain-containing protein: MSECADTTHDNARKAPKAPNGSRTRTTAVLAGAALLAPLGLLAATGNAAAADSGVWDRIAQCESGGNWHINTGNGYYGGLQFAASTWRAYGGTAYAPTADRASRDQQIAVATKVQRAQGWGAWPTCSARAGASGSAPAASAAGSGAPAAKAAPSTPAQTSERSERSSGHTNRDSSRGDYTVREGDTLSGIAARHGTTWRQLHEANTSVIGADPNLIVPGQRLEL, encoded by the coding sequence ATGTCCGAATGTGCCGATACCACTCACGACAACGCTCGTAAGGCGCCGAAGGCTCCGAACGGGAGTCGGACTCGTACGACGGCGGTCCTCGCCGGGGCGGCACTGCTCGCCCCGCTCGGGCTGCTGGCCGCGACCGGCAACGCCGCGGCGGCGGACAGTGGAGTGTGGGACCGCATCGCCCAGTGCGAGAGCGGCGGCAACTGGCACATCAACACCGGCAACGGCTACTACGGCGGACTGCAGTTCGCCGCCTCCACCTGGCGCGCGTACGGCGGTACGGCCTACGCGCCCACGGCGGACCGAGCGAGCAGGGACCAGCAGATCGCGGTGGCCACCAAGGTCCAGCGCGCCCAGGGGTGGGGCGCGTGGCCGACCTGTTCGGCCCGGGCCGGAGCGTCCGGCAGCGCACCCGCGGCTTCCGCGGCCGGTTCGGGCGCCCCCGCCGCCAAGGCGGCCCCGTCGACTCCGGCGCAGACGTCGGAGCGTTCGGAGCGTTCGTCAGGACACACGAACCGCGACTCGTCCCGCGGTGACTACACCGTCCGTGAGGGCGACACGCTCAGCGGCATCGCCGCCCGGCACGGGACCACGTGGCGGCAGCTCCACGAGGCCAACACGTCCGTCATCGGGGCCGATCCCAACCTCATCGTGCCCGGGCAGCGCCTCGAACTCTGA
- a CDS encoding transglycosylase family protein, producing MKCTPLTIVLAATLFTAVAPGPTHAAQATHATRHIHTAPPRPAPGPPPKPAALACAKDQWPWGCVAKCESGGNWHINTGNGHYGGLQFSQSTWEGFGGSKYAPRADLASRKEQIAIARKVVATQGWGAWPHCSRRYGLKGRMELRRPSVTDRLTSKTSQLIRKGSTRFGALHGAAIRPTRR from the coding sequence ATGAAATGCACACCGCTCACGATCGTCCTGGCCGCCACGCTGTTCACAGCCGTCGCCCCGGGACCGACGCACGCAGCACAGGCAACACACGCCACGCGTCACATCCATACGGCGCCGCCCCGACCGGCCCCCGGACCGCCCCCCAAACCCGCGGCGCTCGCGTGCGCCAAGGACCAGTGGCCGTGGGGCTGTGTCGCCAAGTGCGAGAGCGGCGGGAATTGGCACATCAACACGGGCAACGGCCACTACGGGGGGCTTCAGTTCTCGCAGAGCACCTGGGAGGGCTTCGGCGGCTCGAAGTACGCCCCGCGCGCGGATCTCGCCAGCCGCAAGGAGCAGATCGCCATCGCCCGGAAGGTGGTGGCGACTCAGGGGTGGGGTGCCTGGCCGCACTGCTCCAGACGGTACGGGCTCAAGGGCCGTATGGAGTTGCGGCGGCCCAGCGTCACGGACCGGCTGACCTCGAAGACATCGCAGCTCATCCGGAAGGGGTCGACCCGGTTCGGTGCGCTGCACGGCGCTGCCATTCGCCCGACTCGCCGCTGA
- a CDS encoding ABC transporter permease subunit, protein MSSLTYDLTLAGLAVGSAAALSGIGLVVTYRATGVLNFAHGAIAMVCAYALRQCVVEWGWPLWAGATVTLLVLAPGIGMALERFVFRPLAVLGSDPAQTLVASIGVFVLLVGGAVLLWGQGARADAPELMSAEPWGQLTVALLLAAGVGAVIRWTRFGRELRAVVDDRRLAVLGGIDADRVAASGWAFGSFTAGLTGVLLAPYVRLDPYGLPLLVMEVVAVAVAARMRSLPVAVLTALAIGVAQSQLTRLHPTGWGAPLLQAVSTNLFVVALLIAALALPRVGTRDALPRSATARVPTPPGAWIVAMVLFLLPLGFAGADLHTSVQVPALGVVLLSLVVVTGRGGQISLGQAAYAGLGALFTALLAAGRFPGLPRLPELAALALAVVLVAPLGLLTGWPAISRRGLALALATFAVGVGVSRFVFAQPYAISGLSLGRPAGFEGDRAYYVLELALLAAALLTTWLLRRGRTGRALAAMRDHESGASAAGVQVPSLKLLAFVSGAALAALGGGMLGMGLRAFDPAAYDPVRGLLWFAAVVVLGADSTLGALAAAALLVGLDAGARGGVAAALIGILAVLVGRFPGGPYEALRTAAGRLRLRRGARLTAVGVGVRRRLRPVGQGAAFRPTLTGSTASGVAGTARRDEHAAAVETPRERDRAQPTPTRRAPLTTHHLQARYDNFTALDDITLTVHPGQVTAIVGPNGAGKSTLFHCLAGTHRPTHGQVLLGTRDITRLPAHARTRLGIARTFQQLAVFPSLTVAENVRVGAEQGRLRDPSAVERALRLLGLDGPVRALPAAGLPTGTLRRVELARALAGSPRVLLLDEPAAGLDTAEVTALARVLKALAADGTALLVVEHDLDLVADLADTVHVMAAGRIVASGPPDRVLDAAGSQEAPA, encoded by the coding sequence GCCGCTGGCGGTCCTGGGCAGCGACCCGGCGCAGACCCTGGTCGCGTCGATCGGCGTCTTCGTCCTGCTGGTGGGCGGCGCGGTACTGCTGTGGGGCCAGGGGGCGCGGGCCGACGCGCCGGAGCTGATGTCGGCGGAGCCCTGGGGGCAGCTGACGGTGGCGCTGCTGCTGGCGGCCGGGGTCGGTGCGGTGATCCGCTGGACCCGCTTCGGCCGGGAACTGCGTGCCGTCGTCGACGACCGCCGGCTGGCGGTCCTCGGCGGTATCGACGCGGACCGGGTGGCGGCGTCGGGCTGGGCGTTCGGCTCGTTCACGGCGGGCCTGACGGGCGTGCTGCTGGCCCCGTACGTGCGCCTGGACCCGTACGGCCTGCCGCTGCTGGTCATGGAGGTGGTCGCGGTCGCGGTGGCCGCACGGATGCGCAGCCTGCCGGTCGCCGTGCTGACGGCGCTGGCCATCGGGGTGGCGCAGAGCCAGCTGACGCGCCTGCACCCGACGGGCTGGGGCGCCCCGCTCCTGCAGGCCGTCAGCACGAACCTCTTCGTCGTCGCCCTGCTGATCGCGGCCCTGGCCCTCCCCCGCGTCGGCACCCGTGACGCTCTCCCCCGCTCGGCCACCGCGCGCGTGCCGACCCCTCCGGGCGCCTGGATCGTGGCGATGGTGCTCTTCCTGCTCCCCCTGGGCTTCGCGGGCGCGGACCTGCATACGTCGGTGCAGGTGCCGGCGCTGGGCGTGGTGCTGCTCTCCCTGGTCGTCGTCACGGGCCGCGGCGGCCAGATCTCCCTCGGTCAGGCGGCGTACGCGGGCCTTGGCGCCCTGTTCACGGCCCTGCTGGCGGCGGGCCGCTTCCCGGGCCTCCCCCGGCTGCCGGAGCTCGCGGCCCTCGCGCTGGCGGTCGTCCTGGTGGCCCCTCTCGGCCTCCTCACCGGCTGGCCGGCCATCAGCCGCCGGGGCCTGGCCCTTGCGCTGGCGACCTTCGCGGTCGGCGTCGGCGTGAGCCGCTTCGTCTTCGCGCAGCCGTACGCGATCTCGGGTCTGTCCCTCGGCCGTCCGGCGGGCTTCGAGGGCGACCGCGCCTACTACGTCCTTGAACTGGCCCTCCTGGCCGCGGCCCTGCTGACGACCTGGCTGCTGCGCCGAGGCCGCACGGGCCGGGCCCTGGCGGCGATGCGGGACCACGAGTCCGGGGCGTCGGCGGCAGGCGTCCAGGTGCCCTCCCTCAAACTGCTGGCCTTCGTCTCGGGCGCCGCCCTGGCTGCCCTGGGCGGCGGAATGCTCGGCATGGGCCTGCGCGCCTTCGACCCGGCCGCCTACGACCCCGTCCGCGGCCTCCTCTGGTTCGCCGCTGTGGTGGTCCTGGGCGCCGACAGCACCCTCGGCGCCCTGGCCGCCGCGGCCCTCCTGGTCGGCCTCGACGCGGGGGCCCGCGGTGGTGTGGCGGCGGCCCTGATCGGCATCCTGGCGGTACTGGTGGGCCGCTTCCCCGGCGGGCCGTACGAGGCACTGCGGACGGCGGCAGGGAGGCTGCGCCTGCGGCGCGGGGCGAGGCTTACGGCGGTGGGGGTGGGGGTACGGAGGCGACTGCGGCCGGTGGGGCAGGGGGCTGCATTTCGGCCGACGTTGACGGGCTCGACCGCGTCGGGGGTCGCGGGGACGGCACGCCGGGACGAGCATGCGGCGGCCGTGGAGACGCCACGGGAGCGGGATCGGGCACAGCCCACACCCACCCGCCGCGCACCCCTGACCACCCACCACCTCCAGGCCCGCTACGACAACTTCACCGCCCTGGACGACATCACCCTCACCGTCCACCCCGGCCAGGTCACCGCCATCGTCGGCCCCAACGGCGCAGGAAAGAGCACCCTGTTCCACTGCCTGGCCGGCACCCACCGCCCCACCCACGGCCAAGTCCTGCTCGGCACCCGCGACATCACCCGCCTCCCCGCACACGCCCGAACCCGTCTCGGCATCGCCCGCACCTTCCAGCAACTGGCCGTCTTCCCCTCCCTGACCGTGGCCGAGAACGTCCGCGTGGGCGCAGAGCAGGGACGGCTGCGAGACCCCTCGGCCGTGGAGCGGGCCCTCAGACTCCTCGGACTCGACGGCCCGGTGAGGGCCCTGCCGGCCGCGGGCCTGCCCACCGGCACACTGAGACGCGTGGAACTCGCCAGGGCCCTCGCGGGCAGCCCACGCGTGCTGCTCCTCGACGAACCCGCCGCCGGCCTCGACACCGCCGAGGTCACCGCACTGGCCCGCGTCCTGAAGGCACTCGCCGCCGACGGCACCGCCCTGCTCGTCGTCGAGCACGACCTCGACCTGGTCGCCGACCTCGCCGACACCGTGCACGTCATGGCGGCGGGCCGCATCGTCGCCTCCGGCCCTCCCGACCGCGTACTCGACGCGGCAGGCTCCCAGGAGGCACCCGCATGA